From the Solirubrobacterales bacterium genome, the window CGGCCCGACGAAGCGAACGCGAAGATCTCGCCCAGCAGAGCGCCGATGACGCCCTGCTCTCGATCCTCGGCAAACTGGACGAGTTCCGTGGTGAGAGCCGGTTCACCACCTGGGCCTGGAAGTTCGCGCTGTTCGAGGCCGGGGTGAAGGTCCGGCGGAGGAGCTGGCAGGGACGGGAGATTCCGCTCGAGCAGGAGGCCTGGTCCGGCTTCCGCGCGGCCGACGGGGCGGCCGAGCAGCGGGCCGAGGACGGTGAGCTGCTGGCTGCGTTGCGCGAGGAGATCGAGGGTTCCCTGACCTCGCACCAGCGTCAAGTGCTGGTCTCGGTGGCGCTGAACGACGTGCCGATCGATGTGCTCGCCGAACGGCTCGAGACCAGCCGCGGGGCGCTCTACAAGACTCTCCATGACGCCCGGAAAAAGTTGCGTGCCGCGCTCGACGATCGTGGCCTTGAGCCAGTCGCCCATGAACGGGGGCAGAACCGATGAAGGACAGACCCGGACCAACCGCAGATCAAGTGATCGGCCGGATCCTCGGACCTGCCGGGCCGGAGGTGAGCTGCGACGACTGCTTCCGCTGGCTCGACCACTACGTCGAGCTCGAACGGGACGGCCTTGACGCGGAGGCGGCGATCCCGGGGATGGCAGCCCACCTCGAGGGCTGCCCGGCCTGCAAGGACGATCACGCGGCCCTCCACGACTGGCTGGGCCGGGCCGAAACCTGAACGTCAGGTCACGGAGGTGACCCCATTCCGGTCAGGGCTCGATGATCGGGAACCAGATGTGGAACTCGTCGAGGAGGCCGACGAGCTTCCGGAAACCCTCCAGGCCGGGACCCGAGGCGAGCTTCTCCAGGTCAGCGAGGTCCTCCTCCCCGCTCTCGCCGCTGACGATCCGGTCAAGGAGTTCGCGCGGGACCTCAAGCCGCGGTGCGTCTTCATCGGTGATGCCGATCGAGTGGTGAAGCACCCCGTTGCCGAGCCGCAGAAGCACCTCGGTGGATTCGCCGTCCCCGCCGCCCACCGTGAGATTCAGGGTGAGTTGCTGATCGGCCGCCCGCTCACCGTTCAGCCTCACCCCGAGGTAGTTGAAGATCATCGGCACGGTCATTGCCGAGATCGAGTCCGGGCTGGCCGTCCCCACCTTGATCGGCAGGTCCGGAGTGCCGTTCCGCAGCTCCTGGGCGCCGGTCAGATAGGCGTTTCGCCAGGTCGCGGATTCCGTCTGGTAACCGAGCTGCTCGAAGGCGTCGGCCTGGAGTTCGCGGGCCGCACGGTTGGCAGGGTCGGCGAAGACGGCGTGACCCACAAGTTCGGCCACCCAGCGGTACTCCCCCCGCCCGAACGCGACCCGGGCCTTTTCCAGCAGCGCCTCGACTCCGCCGA encodes:
- a CDS encoding sigma-70 family RNA polymerase sigma factor gives rise to the protein MTATLMTAPRDRAEPESEPPIVVDSPPPDPAGRSRDLHRRLTGSPGVRRAAISELRDLLLAAARHEVNRRLASSGWTARRSEREDLAQQSADDALLSILGKLDEFRGESRFTTWAWKFALFEAGVKVRRRSWQGREIPLEQEAWSGFRAADGAAEQRAEDGELLAALREEIEGSLTSHQRQVLVSVALNDVPIDVLAERLETSRGALYKTLHDARKKLRAALDDRGLEPVAHERGQNR
- a CDS encoding MBL fold metallo-hydrolase, coding for KGRDAYRYINDETLRLANHGLTPKEIAERVELPAGIARHWSVRSYYGTVSHNVKATYTRYLGWYDGNPANLEPLPPVETAGRYVEAIGGVEALLEKARVAFGRGEYRWVAELVGHAVFADPANRAARELQADAFEQLGYQTESATWRNAYLTGAQELRNGTPDLPIKVGTASPDSISAMTVPMIFNYLGVRLNGERAADQQLTLNLTVGGGDGESTEVLLRLGNGVLHHSIGITDEDAPRLEVPRELLDRIVSGESGEEDLADLEKLASGPGLEGFRKLVGLLDEFHIWFPIIEP